One Bythopirellula goksoeyrii genomic window, CAACGCCCTAGGCTCGACATCCTTCAAAAATCATCACTTCTTCACAATTCAATAACATTCCCTGCATACAGTCTTAACAATCCTTTAACAAACTAGACCCATCGACAGAACGTCGGGCGAGTGAAATGATCAAGTTTGCACAGGAACCCACCATCTGGTGAGTCGAAACAACGGGACCTTCGCGTGATAACTTTAAGTAAAGTTTGCTTTATTGCAGTTTGCGCTACGCAATTCCTACTACCTAAATCACAGGCAAGTGATCTCGTCGCTGAACTCGGCTGGCGATACGCAGCCCCTAGTGAATCTTGCGAGATTGCTGCGCATTGCTCGGAGACTCACAAGCTATTCGTAACTACAGGAGTCGGGATCGATGTGGTCGATGTCTCCACGGGACAGCAAACAGGTAGCATAGAGCATCCTGCTGGGTATCACCCGACCAGTGTTACTTGTTCAGGGGGAATGCTGGCTGTTGCTTGGGCTGCGGATGATAAGCACGAAAAAGGGATCATCACGATCTACGATTCGAATCAATTGGTCGAATTGGCAACTTCTTCAGCAGGCTTTCTACCTGACATGGTCACTTTCACACCAGATGGCAAGAGTTTATTAGTCGCCAACGAAGGGGAGCCGAATGACGACTACTCCTTTGATCCCGAAGGTTCAGTCACAATCATCACTCCTGGTGATGATTGGCAAGATGCCTCCGCGCGAGAAGTCCGCTTCACAAAGTTCGATTCGCAGAAAAAGCAACTGATCGCTGATGGAGTTCGTGTCTTTGGCCCCAATCAGGGCAACGACGATGGAATCGCAAGTGTCGCCCAGGACCTAGAACCAGAATACATTGCCGTCAGTGCCGACTCCAAGAAAGCTTGGATTACGCTGCAAGAGAATAATGCAATCGCAGAATTGGACATCGAACATGCTGAGATCACTACGATCTATCCACTAGGACTGAAGGATTTTCGAGTACGAGGTAATAATTCAGTAACAAGACTCGTTTCTGCCTCAGCGGGTACAGGGCTCGATGTAAGTGACCAGGACGGTGGAGTCCGAATTCGACACTGGCCTGTAGCTGGATTATTTCAGCCTGACGGCATTGCGACTTTTGAGCACAAAGATGAATCCTATCTCGTAACGGCCAACGAGGGCGATCCACGTTACTATGCCAATTTTTGCGAACCGATTCTAATCGGCTCAATCGCAGATAATGGTATACTCGTGGATCGCAACAACCCTGCACGTCATTTGACGAACCATCCCGATCTGGCTCGGTTAGAGATTTCTCGATCGGCAGGGGATCTGGACGGCGACGGCGATCTTGACGAATTCGTCTGCTTTGGCACCAGGTCGTTTTCTATTTGGCGACGAACCCCTGATGAACTGGAACTCGTTTTCGACAGTGGCAACGGATTTGAGCAAACCGTCGCACGTGAGGCCCCCCATCTGTTCAATGTCGATAGCTATCTGCCTAGTGTTCCAGACAATCGCAGCACAACTCGTGGCCCTGAACCTGAAAACGTCACTCTCATTTCGCTCGATAGAAGACACATCGCTGCTATTAGCTTGGAACGAACAGGGGGCGTAATGTTTTATGATGTTTCCAACCCTCGTTCCCCAAGTTTTCTCGGCTACTTGCAACCAAATGCTGAGCCAGAACTTCGAGATCGTGCGCCAGAGGGGCTTCTCTTCATTCCTGCTTCGCAGAATCCACTCCACAAACCACTGTTAGTCGTCTGCAATGAAGGGAGTGGCACCATGACGGCTCACACTCTTTCGCTCAATGTAGCGGAATAACTCTCAGACATGCTCCACGAGTTGTCCATTATCAAGGTGCAAGCGGCGTTGCATTGAATCGGCCAATTGCTGGCTGTGTGTCACCGCGACGAGCATCGACTCCTGCTCGACTTGTAACTCTAGCAGCAATCGGGAAACCTCCTCAGCGGTTCTGCTATCGAGATTTCCCGTGGGTTCGTCGGCCAGCACAAGTATCGGCTTGCGTACAAGAGCCCTGGCGATAGCGACTCGTTGTTTTTCGCCGCCAGAGAGTTGGGCCGGTCGATGTAGTAGTCGATCCGCTAGGCCTACTCGACCGATGAGCTGAGTCGCTTCATCAATTTCAACTGCGCCCGCCGAACCACTCGCCAGAAATGGTACTAACACATTTTCCAGTACCGTACATTGCGGCAGCAGGTGATGATCCTGGAATATAAACCCAATCTGCCGACTGCGAAACTCCGCCAATTGTGGCTCAGGTAATTGAAAGGGATCCGCGTCTCCAATTTTCAACGTTCCTGAACTAGGTTGATCCAAAGTGCCAAGAATAGCTAGAAGAGTACTTTTTCCCGAACCGCTAGGGCCCAGGATCGCCAGATTCTCACTGGCAGCAA contains:
- a CDS encoding choice-of-anchor I family protein, whose translation is MITLSKVCFIAVCATQFLLPKSQASDLVAELGWRYAAPSESCEIAAHCSETHKLFVTTGVGIDVVDVSTGQQTGSIEHPAGYHPTSVTCSGGMLAVAWAADDKHEKGIITIYDSNQLVELATSSAGFLPDMVTFTPDGKSLLVANEGEPNDDYSFDPEGSVTIITPGDDWQDASAREVRFTKFDSQKKQLIADGVRVFGPNQGNDDGIASVAQDLEPEYIAVSADSKKAWITLQENNAIAELDIEHAEITTIYPLGLKDFRVRGNNSVTRLVSASAGTGLDVSDQDGGVRIRHWPVAGLFQPDGIATFEHKDESYLVTANEGDPRYYANFCEPILIGSIADNGILVDRNNPARHLTNHPDLARLEISRSAGDLDGDGDLDEFVCFGTRSFSIWRRTPDELELVFDSGNGFEQTVAREAPHLFNVDSYLPSVPDNRSTTRGPEPENVTLISLDRRHIAAISLERTGGVMFYDVSNPRSPSFLGYLQPNAEPELRDRAPEGLLFIPASQNPLHKPLLVVCNEGSGTMTAHTLSLNVAE
- a CDS encoding ABC transporter ATP-binding protein, coding for MPWACQNDGMVSLLADSLSKSYSTPDSELDVLVDVSLSLAASENLAILGPSGSGKSTLLAILGTLDQPSSGTLKIGDADPFQLPEPQLAEFRSRQIGFIFQDHHLLPQCTVLENVLVPFLASGSAGAVEIDEATQLIGRVGLADRLLHRPAQLSGGEKQRVAIARALVRKPILVLADEPTGNLDSRTAEEVSRLLLELQVEQESMLVAVTHSQQLADSMQRRLHLDNGQLVEHV